The window CTGCTGACCGGAGCGTACGCGCTGATCGCCGTGGCCGTCCTGGTGGACCTGCTCACCGGGCCCAAGACCACGGTCTCGCCGATCCTCGCCGCGGTCCCGGTGCTGGCGGCGGCGGACGCCAGGTCCGCGCGGGTGCCGCTGGTCGCCGGAGCGCTCGCGGTCGTCGCCGTCGTGCTGCTCGCCCTCGGCAACCAGGACGTGTCGGCCGCCGTCCACGTCGAGGCGGTGGCGGCCGTGGTGGCTGTCACCTTGGCGAGCACCGCCGGCGTGATTCTGACAGCGTCACGGGAACGGGTGCTCGAGCAGGTCCGCACGGTCGCTGAAGCGGCCCAGCGGGCCCTGCTGCGTCCCGTCCCGGGCAGGATCGGCCGGCTGCGGATCGGCGTGCGTTACCTGGCTGCCGCGGCGGAGGCCAGGATCGGCGGGGACCTCTACGAGGTTCTGGAAACCCCGTACGGCACCCGCGTGCTGCTCGGTGACGTGCAGGGCAAGGGCCTGGCCGCGGTCGAGACCGCCGCGGACGTCCTCGGTGCCTTCCGGGCGGACGCCCGGATCGAACCGGACCTCGCCCGACTCGCGGAGCACTTGGACAGCACACTCGCGCAGAGCCGGCAGGACGAGCGGTTCGTCACCGCGGTGCTGCTCACGGTCCCGCCGGCGCAGGACCTGGTGGAGGTCGTCAACTGCGGCCATCCGCCTCCGCTGCTGCGGCGCCGCTCCGGGACCGTGATCGAGGTCGAGCCACCCGCCTACGCACCGCCACTGGGGCTGCGAGCGCTCACCGGTGTCGCCTACCGCGGCAGAACGGTCGACCTCGAACCCGGCGACCTCCTTCTGCTCTACACCGACGGTGTCTCGGAAGCGCGCGACGCCGACGATCGGTTCTACCCGCTTGCTGCCAGGCTGGTGTCGTTCGGCGCGGAGGAGCCCGACGTGGTTCTCGACAAGCTGCTCGCGGACGTGGTGGCCTACTCCGCCGACGGGATGACCGACGACGCGGCCCTGCTCGCTGCCCGGTACCGCACTTGATCGCGCGCTTAGCGTGGCCCGTCGATATACGTGATCATTTCGTCGTGAGACGCGGCGAAGGTTTTGCCGGTGACGGTGTCGACGCCGTAGACAGTCCCGGTGCCGCGCAAGCCGATGCCGCCGACCACCAGCACTGGCCCAGGCAGATGGACCCGCTGCCCCGCAGGGCCGTAATCCACGTTCACCAGCACGGCGACGCTGACACCGGCACGGCCGGCGATGTCGCCGACCGACGACTGTGTGACGTGCGCCAGCCCGCTCAGCCGGTGACCCGCGTCCGCCGCCGTGCGGACCTGGTTCGCCGCGGATCCGGCGACGGCCAAGGTCATGACCACGACCATCGCCGCGGTCACCCGTCGCACATCGCGTGCGGCAGTGACGCGGATCCTTCGAGCGGTACCGACCACGACCGCGCTACCTACGGCGAACGCGACGGCCGCGACCAGCAGCGGAACCAACGACGTGCCGCGCAGCTCGGACTTCTGGGCTGCGTCGTAACTCACCCCCCGGAACCCCGCCGCATGCAGGAACGCCTGCGTACGCCACGGTGCATAGAGGTCCCATGCCTCCCACAGGACGTACAGCAGCATGACCCCGCAACCGAGCACCCACAGACTCCGGCGCACGAAGCGCTCTTCGAGCTCCGGAACGGCGGCGATCCGGGTCAGGGCGGTCATGGAAGTGGGCGGGACTTCCTCGGCCTCAGTGATGTGGTGACGAGTGCGGTGCTGCTCATATGCGACCGCCTGCCTTATTTCTTCCGCTTGCGACGAGTGCTGCGGACCGGCTGGGCCCGCTGGCGCGAGACCGGGGCGCTGTTCTGCGGCTTGCCGTCGGCAGCCGACACCGCGTTGGAGACTGGAGCGTTCCCGGCGGCAGCGAGGGCCTTGCTGGCCTCTTTCGCCTTCCGCCGGGCGATCATGTCCTTCTCGGCCTGGCTGCCCGGCACCGGGCTGTTCCGCAGCGTGTAGAACTGCTGGCCGATCGTCCACACATTCGTGGTCATCAGGTACAGCACGACGCCGATCTGCACGCTCAGGCCGAAGAACAACATGCCGACCGGCATGACGTAGAGCATGATCTTCTGGCTCTGCATCATCGGGTTCGGCACCGACTTGTCGAGGTTCGTGTTCTTGGCCAGCATCATGCGCTGGGTCAGGAACTGCGAAGCCGCGTAGAGCACGACCATGATGAGCGCGACGATTCGCAGGTTCAACAGCGACGTGTGCGCGAACTGCCCGTTCGCCGCGGTGTTCAAGTAGGTCTGCGTGGTGAAGAACCTCAGCGGGATCGGCGCTCCGAAGAACGTCGAGTGCTGGATGGCGGTGGCGTCGGCCTGGTTGAGCGCGCCGACCGCGTGGCCGCTGGCCGCGTGGCTGAGCACGCGGTACAGCGAGGTGAAGAACGGCAGCTGCACCACGATCGGCAGGCAGGAGGCGAACGGGCTGGTCCCGTTGTCCTTGTAGAGCTTCATGGTCTCCTGCTGAAGCCTCTGCTTGTCGAGCTTGTGCTTCTTCTGCAGGGCTTGGAGCTGCGGCTGGAGACGCTGCATGTTCTGCATCGACTTGATCTGCTTGCGGAACAGCGGGATCATCGCCGCCCGGATCGTGATCGTCAGGAAGAGAATCGACAGCACCCAGGAGACCGAGGAACTCTCGCCGAAGATCGCGCCGAAGACCCGGTGCCACAGCACCATCACGAAGCTGGTGGCCCAGATGATCGGGTTGAGGACTGTGTCGATGGCCCCCACGGTCATGCCTCTCGGTCGGACGTCAGGTCGGGCCCGGCCTCCACGGACGCGGCGGCGATGCCGGTCGCGTACGCTCGCATACCAAATGCCATGATCTCGACAATAGTCGGGAAAAATCGCGACCATCGGGCAGAGCCGGCCCGGGCGCGCGAGCGAGTCGGCGAGCAGACCGGGACGGCCGGCGGCGGGCCGCGTGCCCCGATCCCCCGAGCACGGGGTTCCTTTGTCGTTCGAAGTGCTTCGTTCGCAGGTCAGTTTGGGTGTTCGGTTTTGCGGGTCGTAGTCCGTTCGGGTGACGGCCTGCGGTGTGGAGGGCTGTGTCCCGCACCCCGGCGTTCCCGGGCCGAAACCATTCAGCGCACCTGAACCCGTACGCATGAGCCCGGCCGCGGTGGAGCACCGCGGCCGGGCATCGTCTTCTCAGACCACGGTCATCACTGAGCGGTGGAGGGCGTCACCACGATCCCGTCCGGAACGTTGCCGACGACGACCGGCTTGCCGACCGCGCCGGTGGCGACCGTCACCGGACGCACGTCGTTGGTGTTGGTGTCGACCACCCACGCGACGGTGCCGTCCGGCGTGAAGCCGACCGCATAGGCGCCCGACCCGGTCGGGATGAGCGGGCCGGGGGCGCCGGTCGCGAGGGTGATCGGGGTGACGCCGCCGGCCCCGGAGTCGGCGACGTAGGCCACCGAGCCGTCCGGGGAGACCCGGATGCCCTGCGGACCCGCGCCGACCGGGATCGTGGCGGAGACGGTGTAGGCGGCGGTGTCGATGACCGACACGCTGTTGCCGCCGCCGTTGGTCACATACGCCTTGGAGCCGTCGTGCGCGAAGGCCACGCCGAACGGCGCCGCGCCGACCGCGACCGTGTGCACGACGGTGCGCGAGGCGAGATCGACGACGCTCACCGTGCCGTCACCCTGGTTCGCGACCCACAGCTGGGTCCCGGACGGGTTGATCATCACGCGTTCGGCCTGGCTGCCCACCTTCACCGGGGTGCCGGCGGTCAGGGTCGCCACGTCGATCGGCTGGACGGTGCCGTCGCCGAAGTCGCTGACCCAGACCGTCTTGCCGTCCGGCGCGGCGGCCAGGTCGGCGGCGACGCTGCCCACGGCCACGGTGCCGATCACCTGGTTGGTCGTGGTGTCGATGACCGTCACGTTGTTCGAGTTGTTGTTCGCCACGAACAGCCGCTTGCCGTCCGGCGTGATCGCCTCGCCGTCGGGGCCGCTGCCGACCGGGATGGCCGGGCCCGCGTTGCCGGTGCGGATGTCGACCGGGGTCAGCGTCCCGTCGCTGTAGTCGGTGACGTAGGCGGTCGGGATGAAGACGCCGGGCGCCGCGACCGTGGCCAGGATGTCGGTGGTCGGCAGCACCGCGCCGTTCGACGCCGTCGCCCGGACCGCGACCTGGTAGTAGCCCGAGGCCATCGCCGCGTCCGGGGACAGGCTGACGTCGGTCGTCGCCACCGCCCCGGCCGCGACCGTGACAGTGGCCTGCGACGGTGTGGCGGCCAGGCCGGCCGGGCCCTGCGCGTTCCAGGTTACGGTCGCAGGGGACGTACCGAGCGTGTTGTCGACCTTCACCGTGACATCCGTCGTCGTCCCGGGAGCGACACGGACCTGCTGCGGCGTCACCGACACCGCCGCCCGAGTGGCGGGCGGGAAGCTGACCGGCCCGGCGCCGAACGACGGCGGCGCGTCCTGGGGCGCCGAACCCCACGTCGTGTTCGGCGACGCGCCGAGCGTGTAGTCGAGGTGGTGATCGCGGCCGTCCAGCATCAGATACGAGTGCTGCGTTTGCCGGCCGTCCATGCGCAAGCTCTGGATGTACGGAGCCGCGTCACCCGCCTGCGGAGCCTTGATCGTCAGGGTGTTGGCACCGGCGTGGATGACGGCCGAGGTGAACAGCGGCGCGCCGAGCGCCAGCATCGGCACGCCGGGAGTCTGCGGGTACACGCCCAGCGTCGCCCAGACGTACCACGAGCTCATCGCACCGAGGTCGTCGTTGCCCGGCTCGCCGCCGGGGGTCGCGGAATACAGCGTCGAGGTGATGCGCCGCACGATGCGCTGCGTCTCCCACGGTGCGCCCGCGGAGTCGTACGCCCACGGCGTGCCGATCGACGGCTCGTTGCCCTGCCAGTGGTACGGCTGGTTCGGTCCGGCGTTGATCTGCGTGAAGTACGTGTCCAGCCGCTGCCGCACGGCGGCATCGCCGCCCATACCGTCGAACAGGGCCCGCAGATTCTGCGGCACCATCCACGTGTACTGCGATGCGTTGCCCTCCTGGAAGCCGCTCTGGCCGAAGCCGGACTGGCCGGCGGTGGTCGGATCCCCGGACGGGAAGGCGCCGTCGGCGTCGCGCGGCTGGATGTAGCCGGTGGCCGTGTTGAACACCGACGACCAGTTCTGCGAGCGCTTCAAGAACACGGACTCGTCCGCCGTGTCACCGGATGCGTGGGCCATCTGGGAGATGGCGAAGTCCGCCAGCGCGTATTCCTCGGTCTCCGACGCGCCGTTCGGCACCGGGCTGATCGAGTCGGACCCGACGTTGGGCACGTAGCCCTTTGCGATGTAGTCCTGGCCGTGCGGCCGCTCCACATACCAGCCCTGGCCCGGAGCGCCGGTGCCCTGGGCGCCGTGGACCATCGTGGCGACCGCTTCGCCGAGGTCGAAATCGCGGGCGCCGAACGCGTAGAGGTCGGCGAGCATGGGGTCGGCGGCGTCGCCGTTCATGACGCCGGTGTAGCCGTTCGCCGAGGGCCACTTGGGCAGCCAGCCGCCCTGGTCGGCGTCGGCCAGCAGCGAACGTGCCATGTCCGAGCCGCGCTGCGGGTCGAGCATCCCGATCAGCTGCATCTCGGAGCGGTAGACGTCCCAGCCGGAGAAGTTCGAGTACTGATGGTGCCCGGCGGGGGCGGTGTGGATCTTCCCGTCGAAGCCGGGGTACGCGCCGTCGGCATCGTCGATCACGCTCGGGTCCAGCTGCGTGTGGTAGAGCGCGGTGTAGAAGCTCGACTGCTCGGCGGCGGTGCCTCCGGCTATCTCGATCTTCCGCAACTGCTTGTTCCAGGCCTGGTGCGCCGCACGAGCCACATCGTCCACGTTCCACGATGTCGCCTCGGCGGCGAGGTTGCGGCGCGCACCGGCGGTCGAGGTGTAGGAGATCCCGACCTGCATCCGCACCTTCGAATCGCCGCGGGTGTCGAAGGTCAGGGTGCCACCGCTGCCGCCGCTCCACGTGGCCGACGAGGTGAAGGGCCGGTCGAAGCGCGCCGCGAAGTAGACGGTGTAGGAGTTGGGCTGTCCGCAGAAGTGGCCGCTGGTCACCGAGCCGGTGATCTCGCGGTCACCGCTCACCGCGAAGGTCGCCGCCGAACTGCCGGCCGCCGATCCGGCGGAGTTCACCAGCACCCGCGCCTGGTCGGTGGCCGGGAAGGTGAACTCGGCCAATCCCGTGCGCTCGGTGGCGGTGAGCCGCGTGCCGATCGCGCCGGCCGTCCCGGGCGCGAGGGTCACGGAGTACAGGCCCGGGGTCGCCGATTCGGCGGTGTGGCTGAAGGGCTGCTGCGCCGAGGACGGATTCGCGGGTACGGCCCCGACCATCGGCAGCACCGGGAAGTCGCCGCCGATGGCGCATCCGGGCCCTGAGACGTGGGTGAGGCTGAGGCCGGTGATCGTGCTGTCGGCGTAGTCGTACCCGCCGCCCGGCGGCCGCGACGAGGTGTCCGGGCTCCACTGCACCATGCCGAACGGCGCCACGGCCCCGGGGAACATGTCGACCTGGCCCACGACGTCGCCGCCGCTTCCAGTGCCGATCAGGGGGTTGACGATCGCCGCGGGATCGGTGACGGGCGCGGTCTTGGCGTCCGCGGATCCGGCGCTCGCCACTTGCGGGCAGAAGGCCACCGCGAGTATCGCGGCGCTGAGTATGGCGGTGAGTCTGGGTCTACGAGTGTGAACGTTACCAAGGCGGCGCATTCGTGTCCTTGTTTGTCAGCAGCCGACGTCGTTGTCAGGCGACAGGCTGACGGACGGGGGCAACGGGCGTCAAGATCCGAGGGCTGTCGACGGCCTCGCAGAGCCCGCAACCGCGGGTACCCCCACACTGACCCTCGGCGCCGGCAAGGGAATCAGCCCCAACAGCGCGGGGTCACGTTCACCGCGACCGTCACGCCGCCGAGCGGCAGCGGAACCGGGCCTGACGGGGCCGAAGATGTCAGCGCGTTGCGGCAGTCCAGGCGGAGTTGTCCGGCGCGAGGAAGGTCGCGGTGTAGCCGGAACCGGGGCGCTCTTTGGGATCGCTGACGATGTGGGCGCCTGCCGTGATCGCCGTGGTCGTGGCCGTGTCGACGTCCTGGGGCGATGCGGCGTGGTAGCCGAGCGCGTAACCGGCGAAGCCGGTGCCTGCCGGGGCGACGTCGGCGTCGGCGGCAAGGGCATCCCGGGTGTAGAGGGTGAAGGTGGCAGCGCCGGGGACGGTCTTGTACTTGGCGAACTTGCCGAAGGCCTTGTCCAGTTCGTAGCCCAGGCCATCGGCGTAGAACTGCTTGGCGGCCTTGATGTCCGGCACGCCCAGGGTCACCGCCACCTCCATGGGCGACATCACGGGTCCGGACGGGGTGTCGGTCTTCCGCTTGAACTTGGCGAGGATCGGTG is drawn from Catenulispora sp. GP43 and contains these coding sequences:
- a CDS encoding GH92 family glycosyl hydrolase, whose translation is MASAGSADAKTAPVTDPAAIVNPLIGTGSGGDVVGQVDMFPGAVAPFGMVQWSPDTSSRPPGGGYDYADSTITGLSLTHVSGPGCAIGGDFPVLPMVGAVPANPSSAQQPFSHTAESATPGLYSVTLAPGTAGAIGTRLTATERTGLAEFTFPATDQARVLVNSAGSAAGSSAATFAVSGDREITGSVTSGHFCGQPNSYTVYFAARFDRPFTSSATWSGGSGGTLTFDTRGDSKVRMQVGISYTSTAGARRNLAAEATSWNVDDVARAAHQAWNKQLRKIEIAGGTAAEQSSFYTALYHTQLDPSVIDDADGAYPGFDGKIHTAPAGHHQYSNFSGWDVYRSEMQLIGMLDPQRGSDMARSLLADADQGGWLPKWPSANGYTGVMNGDAADPMLADLYAFGARDFDLGEAVATMVHGAQGTGAPGQGWYVERPHGQDYIAKGYVPNVGSDSISPVPNGASETEEYALADFAISQMAHASGDTADESVFLKRSQNWSSVFNTATGYIQPRDADGAFPSGDPTTAGQSGFGQSGFQEGNASQYTWMVPQNLRALFDGMGGDAAVRQRLDTYFTQINAGPNQPYHWQGNEPSIGTPWAYDSAGAPWETQRIVRRITSTLYSATPGGEPGNDDLGAMSSWYVWATLGVYPQTPGVPMLALGAPLFTSAVIHAGANTLTIKAPQAGDAAPYIQSLRMDGRQTQHSYLMLDGRDHHLDYTLGASPNTTWGSAPQDAPPSFGAGPVSFPPATRAAVSVTPQQVRVAPGTTTDVTVKVDNTLGTSPATVTWNAQGPAGLAATPSQATVTVAAGAVATTDVSLSPDAAMASGYYQVAVRATASNGAVLPTTDILATVAAPGVFIPTAYVTDYSDGTLTPVDIRTGNAGPAIPVGSGPDGEAITPDGKRLFVANNNSNNVTVIDTTTNQVIGTVAVGSVAADLAAAPDGKTVWVSDFGDGTVQPIDVATLTAGTPVKVGSQAERVMINPSGTQLWVANQGDGTVSVVDLASRTVVHTVAVGAAPFGVAFAHDGSKAYVTNGGGNSVSVIDTAAYTVSATIPVGAGPQGIRVSPDGSVAYVADSGAGGVTPITLATGAPGPLIPTGSGAYAVGFTPDGTVAWVVDTNTNDVRPVTVATGAVGKPVVVGNVPDGIVVTPSTAQ
- a CDS encoding PP2C family protein-serine/threonine phosphatase, with translation MPRRSRRLLTGAYALIAVAVLVDLLTGPKTTVSPILAAVPVLAAADARSARVPLVAGALAVVAVVLLALGNQDVSAAVHVEAVAAVVAVTLASTAGVILTASRERVLEQVRTVAEAAQRALLRPVPGRIGRLRIGVRYLAAAAEARIGGDLYEVLETPYGTRVLLGDVQGKGLAAVETAADVLGAFRADARIEPDLARLAEHLDSTLAQSRQDERFVTAVLLTVPPAQDLVEVVNCGHPPPLLRRRSGTVIEVEPPAYAPPLGLRALTGVAYRGRTVDLEPGDLLLLYTDGVSEARDADDRFYPLAARLVSFGAEEPDVVLDKLLADVVAYSADGMTDDAALLAARYRT
- the yidC gene encoding membrane protein insertase YidC codes for the protein MTVGAIDTVLNPIIWATSFVMVLWHRVFGAIFGESSSVSWVLSILFLTITIRAAMIPLFRKQIKSMQNMQRLQPQLQALQKKHKLDKQRLQQETMKLYKDNGTSPFASCLPIVVQLPFFTSLYRVLSHAASGHAVGALNQADATAIQHSTFFGAPIPLRFFTTQTYLNTAANGQFAHTSLLNLRIVALIMVVLYAASQFLTQRMMLAKNTNLDKSVPNPMMQSQKIMLYVMPVGMLFFGLSVQIGVVLYLMTTNVWTIGQQFYTLRNSPVPGSQAEKDMIARRKAKEASKALAAAGNAPVSNAVSAADGKPQNSAPVSRQRAQPVRSTRRKRKK
- a CDS encoding VOC family protein; this encodes MHSTFRVNIIKLAVRDLDRSVRFYTDGLGCTVERRDEAGVTLRLGDAQVPHLELRPWDDLADELGALPDTEGFRGFMISAVFETAPGVDRLLEAAVRAGGTLVKPAKGAVWGYAGHFADPDGHLWKAVSSATPILAKFKRKTDTPSGPVMSPMEVAVTLGVPDIKAAKQFYADGLGYELDKAFGKFAKYKTVPGAATFTLYTRDALAADADVAPAGTGFAGYALGYHAASPQDVDTATTTAITAGAHIVSDPKERPGSGYTATFLAPDNSAWTAATR